The following proteins come from a genomic window of Hydrogenispora ethanolica:
- a CDS encoding aldose 1-epimerase family protein: MAITLGNEFLTVQAVAQGAELVCVRDKRDGVEHLWSADPAFWPRHAPVLFPIVGRLKNNQYRIDGRSFCLGQHGFARDSVFELVQKDRQNVLFRLGWNEETLRKYPYRFELEIGYALQGASLTTTYRVRNRDRQSLFFSIGAHPGLNCPFTADTNFEDYYLEFELPETAPVRPIDPNGLLKRERRPFLDNQRTIALTKELFAGDALVFEKLRSQSVALKNRRNSKVIHFDFSGFPYLAFWSPPQGAPFICIEPWFGHGDEEDFDGDFREKEGVMPLRPDEEFRCAYRISVD, translated from the coding sequence ATGGCTATAACGCTTGGAAATGAATTCCTGACCGTGCAGGCGGTCGCCCAAGGGGCCGAGCTAGTCTGCGTGAGAGACAAGCGGGACGGAGTGGAGCATCTCTGGTCCGCGGATCCCGCTTTTTGGCCCCGCCATGCTCCGGTGCTCTTTCCCATCGTGGGCCGTTTGAAAAATAACCAGTACCGGATCGACGGCCGGAGTTTTTGCCTGGGCCAGCATGGTTTCGCCCGGGACAGCGTTTTCGAGCTGGTTCAGAAAGACCGGCAGAATGTCCTCTTCCGGCTGGGGTGGAATGAGGAGACGCTGAGAAAATACCCATATCGTTTCGAGCTGGAGATCGGATATGCTTTGCAAGGGGCTTCCCTGACCACCACATACCGGGTGAGGAACCGCGACCGGCAGAGCCTCTTTTTTTCGATTGGCGCCCACCCCGGATTGAATTGCCCATTCACGGCGGACACGAACTTCGAAGATTATTATCTGGAGTTTGAATTGCCTGAAACCGCGCCGGTCCGTCCGATTGATCCCAACGGATTGCTGAAACGGGAAAGACGGCCCTTTCTGGACAACCAGCGGACCATCGCCTTGACGAAGGAACTCTTTGCAGGCGACGCGCTCGTCTTTGAGAAGCTCCGTTCCCAATCCGTCGCCCTAAAGAACCGCCGGAACAGTAAAGTGATTCACTTTGATTTCAGCGGTTTTCCATATCTGGCGTTCTGGTCGCCGCCCCAAGGAGCGCCGTTTATCTGTATCGAGCCCTGGTTCGGGCATGGGGACGAGGAGGATTTTGACGGAGATTTCCGGGAGAAAGAAGGCGTCATGCCGCTGCGGCCGGATGAAGAATTCCGCTGCGCTTATCGGATAAGCGTCGACTGA